The following coding sequences lie in one Sesamum indicum cultivar Zhongzhi No. 13 linkage group LG9, S_indicum_v1.0, whole genome shotgun sequence genomic window:
- the LOC105171179 gene encoding inositol-3-phosphate synthase-like: MFIESFKVESPDVKYAEGEIHSVYNYETTELVHENRNGAYQWIVKPKTVKYEFKTDTHVPKLGVMLVGWGGNNGSTLTAGVIANREGISWATKDKVQQANYFGSLTQASSIRVGSFNGEEIYAPFKSLLPMVNPDDIVFGGWDISNMNLADAMGRAKVLDIDLQKQLRPYMEHLVPLPGIYDPDFIAANQGARANSVIKGTKKEQVLQVIKDMREFKEKNKVDKVVVLWTANTERYSNVVNGLNDTMENLMASLDRNEAEISPSTLFAIACVLENVPFINGSPQNTFVPGLIELAIQRNSLIGGDDFKSGQTKMKSVLVDFLVGAGIKPTSIVSYNHLGNNDGMNLSAPQTFRSKEISKSNVVDDMVASNGILYEPGEHPDHVVVIKYVPYVGDSKRAMDEYTSEIFMGGKSTIVLHNTCEDSLLAAPIILDLVLLAELSTRIQLKAEGEGKFHSFHPIATILSYLSKAPLVPPGTPVVNALSKQRAMLENIFRACVGLAPENNMILEYK, translated from the exons ATGTTTATTGAGAGCTTCAAGGTTGAGAGCCCGGACGTTAAGTACGCAGAGGGTGAGATTCATTCTGTGTACAACTATGAAACCACAGAGCTTGTTCATGAGAACAGAAATGGCGCCTATCAGTGGATTGTCAAGCCCAAGACTGTTAAATATGAGTTCAAGACTGATACCCATGTCCCTAAATTAGG tgttatGCTTGTTGGATGGGGTGGTAACAATGGTTCAACCCTCACTGCTGGTGTCATTGCGAATCGGGA AGGGATTTCATGGGCAACCAAAGACAAAGTTCAACAGGCCAACTATTTTGGGTCACTGACTCAGGCATCCTCAATCAGAGTTGGGTCCTTCAATGGAGAAGAGATCTATGCTCCATTCAAGAGCTTGCTCCCCATG GTCAACCCAGACGACATAGTGTTTGGGGGATGGGACATCAGCAACATGAATTTGGCTGATGCCATGGGCAGGGCCAAGGTGTTGGATATTGATCTCCAAAAGCAGCTCAGGCCCTACATGGAACACTTGGTCCCACTCCCTGGAATCTACGACCCTGATTTCATTGCTGCGAATCAGGGAGCACGTGCCAACAGCGTGATCAAAGGAACCAAGAAGGAACAGGTTCTACAAGTCATCAAAGACATgag GGAGTTTAAGGAGAAAAATAAGGTGGACAAGGTAGTGGTTCTTTGGACAGCCAACACAGAGAGATACAGTAATGTTGTTAACGGGCTAAACGACACAATGGAAAACCTTATGGCCTCCTTGGATAGGAACGAGGCTGAGATATCTCCTTCAACCTTGTTTGCTATAGCTTGTGTTCTTGAAAATGTCCCTTTCATCAATGGCAGCCCACAAAACACTTTTGTTCCAG GGCTGATTGAGTTGGCCATCCAGAGGAACAGTTTGATTGGTGGAGATGACTTCAAGAGTGGTCAAACCAAGATGAAATCAGTGCTAGTTGATTTCCTTGTTGGAGCTGGTATTAAG CCAACATCCATAGTTAGCTACAACCATCTGGGAAACAATGACGGGATGAACCTATCTGCCCCGCAAACTTTCCGGTCCAAGGAGATCTCAAAGAGCAACGTGGTGGACGACATGGTTGCCAGCAACGGCATCCTTTACGAACCGGGGGAGCACCCTGATCATGTTGTTGTCATCAAG TATGTGCCGTATGTGGGAGACAGCAAGAGAGCAATGGACGAGTACACATCGGAGATATTCATGGGAGGGAAAAGCACCATAGTTTTGCACAATACTTGCGAGGACTCTCTTCTCGCAGCTCCCATCATCCTGGATCTGGTCCTCCTTGCTGAACTCAGCACCCGCATTCAGCTCAAAGCCGAAGGAGAG GGAAAATTCCACTCCTTCCACCCCATCGCCACCATCCTCAGCTACCTATCAAAAGCCCCCCTT GTACCTCCAGGGACACCAG